One region of Primulina tabacum isolate GXHZ01 chromosome 1, ASM2559414v2, whole genome shotgun sequence genomic DNA includes:
- the LOC142550637 gene encoding uncharacterized protein LOC142550637 isoform X2 — protein MLIKSRLNPIGQLESDLTEVPQQTPVVGYKFPARDIFTCGRRIQKITKSVLSLSLRKQTLILADCEFSCRQREDDDKWEHDLFEDGGSQVSNRQIGHKDLRLKLQRKNMERATQVIRGSIVGGTRDLREKLSGTLYSRPVEFEPPPLRPKPTTEVIKPTRRSVIAEAAPVSEAKKVASSVPKKKAKQTVQSVDNFLQSLGLEKYSITFQVEEVDMTALTHMSDEDLKVLGIPMGPRKKILLALEAKV, from the exons ATGCTGATCAAGTCGAGGCTCAATCCAATAGGTCAATTAGAGAGCGACTTAACGGAGGTACCACAGCAGACTCCGGTCGTCGGGTACAAGTTCCCCGCAAGAG ACATTTTTACATGTGGGAGACGTATCCAGAAGATAACAAAATCGGTGCTCTCTCTTTCTTTGAGAAAACAGACCCTTATTTTAGCAGATTGTGAATTTTCATGCAGACAAAGAGAAGATGATGACAAATGGGAACATGATCTTTTTGAAGATGGTGGATCTCAAGTCTCAA ATCGTCAGATAGGTCATAAAGATCTTCGTTTGAAGCTCCAAAGGAAGAATATGGAGCGAGCTACTCAAGTTATACGGGGATCTATTGTGGGAGGCACAAGGGATTTACGTGAGAAACTCTCTGGTACATTATATTCTCGGCCTGTTGAGTTCGAGCCTCCTCCGTTGAGACCAAAACCAACAACTGAAGTCATTAAACCTACCAGGAGAAGTGTCATTGCTGAAGCCGCCCCTGTTTCAGAAGCAAAGAAAGTTGCTAGCTCTGTGCCCAAGAAGAAGGCAAAGCAAACG GTCCAGTCGGTAGATAATTTCCTGCAGTCCCTGGGCCTCGAGAAATATTCAATTACATTTCAGGTCGAAGAA GTTGATATGACAGCCCTTACGCATATGAGTGATGAAGATCTTAAAGTTTTGGGAATACCAATG
- the LOC142550637 gene encoding uncharacterized protein LOC142550637 isoform X1, with translation MLIKSRLNPIGQLESDLTEVPQQTPVVGYKFPARDIFTCGRRIQKITKSVLSLSLRKQTLILADCEFSCRQREDDDKWEHDLFEDGGSQVSNRQIGHKDLRLKLQRKNMERATQVIRGSIVGGTRDLREKLSGTLYSRPVEFEPPPLRPKPTTEVIKPTRRSVIAEAAPVSEAKKVASSVPKKKAKQTVGKVQSVDNFLQSLGLEKYSITFQVEEVDMTALTHMSDEDLKVLGIPMGPRKKILLALEAKV, from the exons ATGCTGATCAAGTCGAGGCTCAATCCAATAGGTCAATTAGAGAGCGACTTAACGGAGGTACCACAGCAGACTCCGGTCGTCGGGTACAAGTTCCCCGCAAGAG ACATTTTTACATGTGGGAGACGTATCCAGAAGATAACAAAATCGGTGCTCTCTCTTTCTTTGAGAAAACAGACCCTTATTTTAGCAGATTGTGAATTTTCATGCAGACAAAGAGAAGATGATGACAAATGGGAACATGATCTTTTTGAAGATGGTGGATCTCAAGTCTCAA ATCGTCAGATAGGTCATAAAGATCTTCGTTTGAAGCTCCAAAGGAAGAATATGGAGCGAGCTACTCAAGTTATACGGGGATCTATTGTGGGAGGCACAAGGGATTTACGTGAGAAACTCTCTGGTACATTATATTCTCGGCCTGTTGAGTTCGAGCCTCCTCCGTTGAGACCAAAACCAACAACTGAAGTCATTAAACCTACCAGGAGAAGTGTCATTGCTGAAGCCGCCCCTGTTTCAGAAGCAAAGAAAGTTGCTAGCTCTGTGCCCAAGAAGAAGGCAAAGCAAACGGTTGGAAAA GTCCAGTCGGTAGATAATTTCCTGCAGTCCCTGGGCCTCGAGAAATATTCAATTACATTTCAGGTCGAAGAA GTTGATATGACAGCCCTTACGCATATGAGTGATGAAGATCTTAAAGTTTTGGGAATACCAATG
- the LOC142550637 gene encoding uncharacterized protein LOC142550637 isoform X3 has translation MYADQVEAQSNRSIRERLNGGTTADSGRRVQVPRKRQREDDDKWEHDLFEDGGSQVSNRQIGHKDLRLKLQRKNMERATQVIRGSIVGGTRDLREKLSGTLYSRPVEFEPPPLRPKPTTEVIKPTRRSVIAEAAPVSEAKKVASSVPKKKAKQTVGKVQSVDNFLQSLGLEKYSITFQVEEVDMTALTHMSDEDLKVLGIPMGPRKKILLALEAKV, from the exons ATGTATGCTGATCAAGTCGAGGCTCAATCCAATAGGTCAATTAGAGAGCGACTTAACGGAGGTACCACAGCAGACTCCGGTCGTCGGGTACAAGTTCCCCGCAAGAG ACAAAGAGAAGATGATGACAAATGGGAACATGATCTTTTTGAAGATGGTGGATCTCAAGTCTCAA ATCGTCAGATAGGTCATAAAGATCTTCGTTTGAAGCTCCAAAGGAAGAATATGGAGCGAGCTACTCAAGTTATACGGGGATCTATTGTGGGAGGCACAAGGGATTTACGTGAGAAACTCTCTGGTACATTATATTCTCGGCCTGTTGAGTTCGAGCCTCCTCCGTTGAGACCAAAACCAACAACTGAAGTCATTAAACCTACCAGGAGAAGTGTCATTGCTGAAGCCGCCCCTGTTTCAGAAGCAAAGAAAGTTGCTAGCTCTGTGCCCAAGAAGAAGGCAAAGCAAACGGTTGGAAAA GTCCAGTCGGTAGATAATTTCCTGCAGTCCCTGGGCCTCGAGAAATATTCAATTACATTTCAGGTCGAAGAA GTTGATATGACAGCCCTTACGCATATGAGTGATGAAGATCTTAAAGTTTTGGGAATACCAATG